The Raphanus sativus cultivar WK10039 chromosome 2, ASM80110v3, whole genome shotgun sequence genome includes a region encoding these proteins:
- the LOC108842853 gene encoding aminopeptidase P1 isoform X4: MSEILSSLRSLMATHSPPLDALVVPSEDYHQSEYVSGRDKRREFVSGFTGSAGLALITKNEARLWTDGRYFLQATQQLSNEWTLMRMGEDPLVEVWMSDNLSEEANIGVDPWCVSVDTANRWSKSFAKKNQNLVPTTTDLVDEVWQNRPPSQMSPVVVHPLEFSGRSVSDKLEELRSKLKQESARGYVIAALDEVAWLYNIRGTDVAYCPVAHAFAIVTTDSAFLYLDKKKVSTEASDYFKGLGVEVREYTDVISDVALLASDRLFSSFSSKSTKDMEIDSDRSDEWLWVDPGKCCYALYSKLDADKVLLQPSPLSLPKALKNPVELEGLKKAHVRDGAAVVQYLVWLDQQMQELYGASGYFMEAESNKKKRTSETAKLTELTVSDKLESLRAAKEHFRGLSFPTISSVGSNAAIIHYSPEPETCAEMDPDKIYLCDSGAQYLDGTTDITRTVHFGKPSPHEKDCYTAVLKGHVALGNARFPKGTSGYTLDILARAPLWKYGLDYRHGTGHGVGSYLFVHEGPHQVSFRLHAMNVPLQASMTVTDGLSATKSRHPIK, translated from the exons ATGTCTGAGATTCTCTCTTCATTGAGGTCACTGATGGCCACTCACTCTCCTCCTCTTGATGCTTTGGTTGTTCCTTCCGAAGACTATCACCAg AGCGAGTATGTTTCTGGTAGAGACAAACGCCGCGAGTTCGTGTCTGGATTCACTGGAAGCGCAG GTTTGGCACTAATCACGAAAAACGAAGCAAGGCTTTGGACTGATGGTCGCTACTTCTTACAAGCAACCCAACAGCTTAGCAACGAGTGGACACTCATGCGTATGGGAGAAGACCCTCTTGTTGAAGTTTGGATGTCTGAT AATCTATCTGAAGAAGCAAACATAGGTGTTGATCCATGGTGTGTCTCCGTAGACACCGCTAATAGATGGAGCAAGTCCTTTGCTAAGAAGAATCAGAACCTCGTTCCCACAACAACTGATCTCGTCGACGAGGTTTGGCAAAACCGTCCACCTTCTCAGATGAGTCCCGTTGTTGTTCACCCCTTGGAGTTTTCTGGCCGCTCTGTTTCTGATAAACTTGAAGAGTTGAGGTCAAAGCTTAAGCAAGAGAGTGCTCGTGGTTATGTCATCGCTGCTCTCGATGAGGTTGCTTGGCTATACAATATACGTGGAACTGATGTTGCTTACTGTCCCGTTGCCCACGCCTTTGCTATTGTTACAACCGACTCTGCTTTCCTCTATTTGGACAAGAAGAAAGTATCCACTGAG GCAAGTGATTATTTCAAAGGGCTTGGTGTAGAAGTCCGGGAGTACACAGATGTGATCTCAGATGTGGCATTGCTTGCTTCTGATCGTCTCTTTTCATCATTCTCCTCTAAAAGTACAAAGGACATGGAGATTGATTCCGACCGGAGTGATGAATGGTTATGGGTAGACCCTGGTAAGTGCTGCTATGCACTTTATTCCAAATTGGATGCTGATAAGGTCCTCCTGCAACCATCTCCTTTATCGCTACCAAAAGCTTTAAAG AATCCGGTTGAGCTAGAAGGGCTCAAGAAAGCACATGTACGTGATGGTGCAGCTGTTGTTCAGTACCTTGTCTGGCTCGATCAACAGATGCAGGAGCTCTATGGAGCATCTGGATACTTTATGGAAGCAGAGTCGAACAAAAAGAAACGGACTAGTGAGACCGCTAAGCTCACCGAATTGACTGTGAGTGATAAGCTTGAAAGTCTCAGAGCTGCCAAAGAG CATTTTAGAGGTTTAAGCTTTCCTACTATATCATCTGTCGGTTCAAACGCTGCGATTATTCACTATTCACCAGAGCCTGAAACTTGTGCCGAGATGGATCCTGACAAAATCTACTTATGTGATTCAGGAGCACAG TATCTGGATGGAACAACTGATATAACACGAACGGTTCATTTTGGAAAACCTTCACCTCATGAAAAGGACTGCTACACTGCG GTGCTCAAGGGTCATGTTGCACTCGGAAATGCTCGGTTTCCTAAAGGAACAAGCG GTTATACACTTGACATTCTTGCAAGAGCTCCTTTGTGGAAGTATGGTTTGGATTATCGACATGGTACTGGTCATGGAGTCGGCTCTTACCTTTTCGTTCATGAAG GACCTCACCAAGTTAGTTTCAGACTTCATGCTATGAATGTTCCTCTTCAAGCTTCCATGACTGTAACTGATGGTTTGTCTGCAACGAAATCTCG GCACCCTATCAAGTGA
- the LOC108842853 gene encoding aminopeptidase P1 isoform X3 gives MSEILSSLRSLMATHSPPLDALVVPSEDYHQSEYVSGRDKRREFVSGFTGSAGLALITKNEARLWTDGRYFLQATQQLSNEWTLMRMGEDPLVEVWMSDNLSEEANIGVDPWCVSVDTANRWSKSFAKKNQNLVPTTTDLVDEVWQNRPPSQMSPVVVHPLEFSGRSVSDKLEELRSKLKQESARGYVIAALDEVAWLYNIRGTDVAYCPVAHAFAIVTTDSAFLYLDKKKVSTEASDYFKGLGVEVREYTDVISDVALLASDRLFSSFSSKSTKDMEIDSDRSDEWLWVDPGKCCYALYSKLDADKVLLQPSPLSLPKALKNPVELEGLKKAHVRDGAAVVQYLVWLDQQMQELYGASGYFMEAESNKKKRTSETAKLTELTVSDKLESLRAAKEHFRGLSFPTISSVGSNAAIIHYSPEPETCAEMDPDKIYLCDSGAQYLDGTTDITRTVHFGKPSPHEKDCYTAVLKGHVALGNARFPKGTSGYTLDILARAPLWKYGLDYRHGTGHGVGSYLFVHEGPHQVSFRLHAMNVPLQASMTVTDEPGYYEDGNFGIRHPIK, from the exons ATGTCTGAGATTCTCTCTTCATTGAGGTCACTGATGGCCACTCACTCTCCTCCTCTTGATGCTTTGGTTGTTCCTTCCGAAGACTATCACCAg AGCGAGTATGTTTCTGGTAGAGACAAACGCCGCGAGTTCGTGTCTGGATTCACTGGAAGCGCAG GTTTGGCACTAATCACGAAAAACGAAGCAAGGCTTTGGACTGATGGTCGCTACTTCTTACAAGCAACCCAACAGCTTAGCAACGAGTGGACACTCATGCGTATGGGAGAAGACCCTCTTGTTGAAGTTTGGATGTCTGAT AATCTATCTGAAGAAGCAAACATAGGTGTTGATCCATGGTGTGTCTCCGTAGACACCGCTAATAGATGGAGCAAGTCCTTTGCTAAGAAGAATCAGAACCTCGTTCCCACAACAACTGATCTCGTCGACGAGGTTTGGCAAAACCGTCCACCTTCTCAGATGAGTCCCGTTGTTGTTCACCCCTTGGAGTTTTCTGGCCGCTCTGTTTCTGATAAACTTGAAGAGTTGAGGTCAAAGCTTAAGCAAGAGAGTGCTCGTGGTTATGTCATCGCTGCTCTCGATGAGGTTGCTTGGCTATACAATATACGTGGAACTGATGTTGCTTACTGTCCCGTTGCCCACGCCTTTGCTATTGTTACAACCGACTCTGCTTTCCTCTATTTGGACAAGAAGAAAGTATCCACTGAG GCAAGTGATTATTTCAAAGGGCTTGGTGTAGAAGTCCGGGAGTACACAGATGTGATCTCAGATGTGGCATTGCTTGCTTCTGATCGTCTCTTTTCATCATTCTCCTCTAAAAGTACAAAGGACATGGAGATTGATTCCGACCGGAGTGATGAATGGTTATGGGTAGACCCTGGTAAGTGCTGCTATGCACTTTATTCCAAATTGGATGCTGATAAGGTCCTCCTGCAACCATCTCCTTTATCGCTACCAAAAGCTTTAAAG AATCCGGTTGAGCTAGAAGGGCTCAAGAAAGCACATGTACGTGATGGTGCAGCTGTTGTTCAGTACCTTGTCTGGCTCGATCAACAGATGCAGGAGCTCTATGGAGCATCTGGATACTTTATGGAAGCAGAGTCGAACAAAAAGAAACGGACTAGTGAGACCGCTAAGCTCACCGAATTGACTGTGAGTGATAAGCTTGAAAGTCTCAGAGCTGCCAAAGAG CATTTTAGAGGTTTAAGCTTTCCTACTATATCATCTGTCGGTTCAAACGCTGCGATTATTCACTATTCACCAGAGCCTGAAACTTGTGCCGAGATGGATCCTGACAAAATCTACTTATGTGATTCAGGAGCACAG TATCTGGATGGAACAACTGATATAACACGAACGGTTCATTTTGGAAAACCTTCACCTCATGAAAAGGACTGCTACACTGCG GTGCTCAAGGGTCATGTTGCACTCGGAAATGCTCGGTTTCCTAAAGGAACAAGCG GTTATACACTTGACATTCTTGCAAGAGCTCCTTTGTGGAAGTATGGTTTGGATTATCGACATGGTACTGGTCATGGAGTCGGCTCTTACCTTTTCGTTCATGAAG GACCTCACCAAGTTAGTTTCAGACTTCATGCTATGAATGTTCCTCTTCAAGCTTCCATGACTGTAACTGATG AACCTGGTTATTATGAAGATGGGAACTTTGGTATTAG GCACCCTATCAAGTGA
- the LOC108842853 gene encoding aminopeptidase P1 isoform X1, producing the protein MSEILSSLRSLMATHSPPLDALVVPSEDYHQSEYVSGRDKRREFVSGFTGSAGLALITKNEARLWTDGRYFLQATQQLSNEWTLMRMGEDPLVEVWMSDNLSEEANIGVDPWCVSVDTANRWSKSFAKKNQNLVPTTTDLVDEVWQNRPPSQMSPVVVHPLEFSGRSVSDKLEELRSKLKQESARGYVIAALDEVAWLYNIRGTDVAYCPVAHAFAIVTTDSAFLYLDKKKVSTEASDYFKGLGVEVREYTDVISDVALLASDRLFSSFSSKSTKDMEIDSDRSDEWLWVDPGKCCYALYSKLDADKVLLQPSPLSLPKALKNPVELEGLKKAHVRDGAAVVQYLVWLDQQMQELYGASGYFMEAESNKKKRTSETAKLTELTVSDKLESLRAAKEHFRGLSFPTISSVGSNAAIIHYSPEPETCAEMDPDKIYLCDSGAQYLDGTTDITRTVHFGKPSPHEKDCYTAVLKGHVALGNARFPKGTSGYTLDILARAPLWKYGLDYRHGTGHGVGSYLFVHEGPHQVSFRLHAMNVPLQASMTVTDEPGYYEDGNFGIRLENVLVVNDAETEFNFGDKGYLQFEHITWAPYQVKLINLEQLTREEIDWLNTYHLKCKDILAPFMNQTEMEWLKKATEPVSVLV; encoded by the exons ATGTCTGAGATTCTCTCTTCATTGAGGTCACTGATGGCCACTCACTCTCCTCCTCTTGATGCTTTGGTTGTTCCTTCCGAAGACTATCACCAg AGCGAGTATGTTTCTGGTAGAGACAAACGCCGCGAGTTCGTGTCTGGATTCACTGGAAGCGCAG GTTTGGCACTAATCACGAAAAACGAAGCAAGGCTTTGGACTGATGGTCGCTACTTCTTACAAGCAACCCAACAGCTTAGCAACGAGTGGACACTCATGCGTATGGGAGAAGACCCTCTTGTTGAAGTTTGGATGTCTGAT AATCTATCTGAAGAAGCAAACATAGGTGTTGATCCATGGTGTGTCTCCGTAGACACCGCTAATAGATGGAGCAAGTCCTTTGCTAAGAAGAATCAGAACCTCGTTCCCACAACAACTGATCTCGTCGACGAGGTTTGGCAAAACCGTCCACCTTCTCAGATGAGTCCCGTTGTTGTTCACCCCTTGGAGTTTTCTGGCCGCTCTGTTTCTGATAAACTTGAAGAGTTGAGGTCAAAGCTTAAGCAAGAGAGTGCTCGTGGTTATGTCATCGCTGCTCTCGATGAGGTTGCTTGGCTATACAATATACGTGGAACTGATGTTGCTTACTGTCCCGTTGCCCACGCCTTTGCTATTGTTACAACCGACTCTGCTTTCCTCTATTTGGACAAGAAGAAAGTATCCACTGAG GCAAGTGATTATTTCAAAGGGCTTGGTGTAGAAGTCCGGGAGTACACAGATGTGATCTCAGATGTGGCATTGCTTGCTTCTGATCGTCTCTTTTCATCATTCTCCTCTAAAAGTACAAAGGACATGGAGATTGATTCCGACCGGAGTGATGAATGGTTATGGGTAGACCCTGGTAAGTGCTGCTATGCACTTTATTCCAAATTGGATGCTGATAAGGTCCTCCTGCAACCATCTCCTTTATCGCTACCAAAAGCTTTAAAG AATCCGGTTGAGCTAGAAGGGCTCAAGAAAGCACATGTACGTGATGGTGCAGCTGTTGTTCAGTACCTTGTCTGGCTCGATCAACAGATGCAGGAGCTCTATGGAGCATCTGGATACTTTATGGAAGCAGAGTCGAACAAAAAGAAACGGACTAGTGAGACCGCTAAGCTCACCGAATTGACTGTGAGTGATAAGCTTGAAAGTCTCAGAGCTGCCAAAGAG CATTTTAGAGGTTTAAGCTTTCCTACTATATCATCTGTCGGTTCAAACGCTGCGATTATTCACTATTCACCAGAGCCTGAAACTTGTGCCGAGATGGATCCTGACAAAATCTACTTATGTGATTCAGGAGCACAG TATCTGGATGGAACAACTGATATAACACGAACGGTTCATTTTGGAAAACCTTCACCTCATGAAAAGGACTGCTACACTGCG GTGCTCAAGGGTCATGTTGCACTCGGAAATGCTCGGTTTCCTAAAGGAACAAGCG GTTATACACTTGACATTCTTGCAAGAGCTCCTTTGTGGAAGTATGGTTTGGATTATCGACATGGTACTGGTCATGGAGTCGGCTCTTACCTTTTCGTTCATGAAG GACCTCACCAAGTTAGTTTCAGACTTCATGCTATGAATGTTCCTCTTCAAGCTTCCATGACTGTAACTGATG AACCTGGTTATTATGAAGATGGGAACTTTGGTATTAGGTTAGAGAATGTTCTTGTTGTCAATGATGCTGAAACTGAATTTAACTTTGGCGACAAGGGCTACTTGCAATTCGAGCATATCACTTGG GCACCCTATCAAGTGAAACTTATCAATCTAGAGCAGTTGACACGAGAGGAGATCGACTGGTTAAACACATACCATTTGAAATGCAAGGACATCTTGGCTCCGTTCATGAACCAGACCGAAATGGAATGGCTCAAGAAAGCTACCGAACCTGTAAGTGTATTGGTTTGA
- the LOC108842853 gene encoding aminopeptidase P1 isoform X2: MSEILSSLRSLMATHSPPLDALVVPSEDYHQSEYVSGRDKRREFVSGFTGSAGLALITKNEARLWTDGRYFLQATQQLSNEWTLMRMGEDPLVEVWMSDNLSEEANIGVDPWCVSVDTANRWSKSFAKKNQNLVPTTTDLVDEVWQNRPPSQMSPVVVHPLEFSGRSVSDKLEELRSKLKQESARGYVIAALDEVAWLYNIRGTDVAYCPVAHAFAIVTTDSAFLYLDKKKVSTEASDYFKGLGVEVREYTDVISDVALLASDRLFSSFSSKSTKDMEIDSDRSDEWLWVDPGKCCYALYSKLDADKVLLQPSPLSLPKALKNPVELEGLKKAHVRDGAAVVQYLVWLDQQMQELYGASGYFMEAESNKKKRTSETAKLTELTVSDKLESLRAAKEHFRGLSFPTISSVGSNAAIIHYSPEPETCAEMDPDKIYLCDSGAQYLDGTTDITRTVHFGKPSPHEKDCYTAVLKGHVALGNARFPKGTSGYTLDILARAPLWKYGLDYRHGTGHGVGSYLFVHEGPHQVSFRLHAMNVPLQASMTVTDEPGYYEDGNFGIRLENVLVVNDAETEFNFGDKGYLQFEHITWVLLICSLHPIK; the protein is encoded by the exons ATGTCTGAGATTCTCTCTTCATTGAGGTCACTGATGGCCACTCACTCTCCTCCTCTTGATGCTTTGGTTGTTCCTTCCGAAGACTATCACCAg AGCGAGTATGTTTCTGGTAGAGACAAACGCCGCGAGTTCGTGTCTGGATTCACTGGAAGCGCAG GTTTGGCACTAATCACGAAAAACGAAGCAAGGCTTTGGACTGATGGTCGCTACTTCTTACAAGCAACCCAACAGCTTAGCAACGAGTGGACACTCATGCGTATGGGAGAAGACCCTCTTGTTGAAGTTTGGATGTCTGAT AATCTATCTGAAGAAGCAAACATAGGTGTTGATCCATGGTGTGTCTCCGTAGACACCGCTAATAGATGGAGCAAGTCCTTTGCTAAGAAGAATCAGAACCTCGTTCCCACAACAACTGATCTCGTCGACGAGGTTTGGCAAAACCGTCCACCTTCTCAGATGAGTCCCGTTGTTGTTCACCCCTTGGAGTTTTCTGGCCGCTCTGTTTCTGATAAACTTGAAGAGTTGAGGTCAAAGCTTAAGCAAGAGAGTGCTCGTGGTTATGTCATCGCTGCTCTCGATGAGGTTGCTTGGCTATACAATATACGTGGAACTGATGTTGCTTACTGTCCCGTTGCCCACGCCTTTGCTATTGTTACAACCGACTCTGCTTTCCTCTATTTGGACAAGAAGAAAGTATCCACTGAG GCAAGTGATTATTTCAAAGGGCTTGGTGTAGAAGTCCGGGAGTACACAGATGTGATCTCAGATGTGGCATTGCTTGCTTCTGATCGTCTCTTTTCATCATTCTCCTCTAAAAGTACAAAGGACATGGAGATTGATTCCGACCGGAGTGATGAATGGTTATGGGTAGACCCTGGTAAGTGCTGCTATGCACTTTATTCCAAATTGGATGCTGATAAGGTCCTCCTGCAACCATCTCCTTTATCGCTACCAAAAGCTTTAAAG AATCCGGTTGAGCTAGAAGGGCTCAAGAAAGCACATGTACGTGATGGTGCAGCTGTTGTTCAGTACCTTGTCTGGCTCGATCAACAGATGCAGGAGCTCTATGGAGCATCTGGATACTTTATGGAAGCAGAGTCGAACAAAAAGAAACGGACTAGTGAGACCGCTAAGCTCACCGAATTGACTGTGAGTGATAAGCTTGAAAGTCTCAGAGCTGCCAAAGAG CATTTTAGAGGTTTAAGCTTTCCTACTATATCATCTGTCGGTTCAAACGCTGCGATTATTCACTATTCACCAGAGCCTGAAACTTGTGCCGAGATGGATCCTGACAAAATCTACTTATGTGATTCAGGAGCACAG TATCTGGATGGAACAACTGATATAACACGAACGGTTCATTTTGGAAAACCTTCACCTCATGAAAAGGACTGCTACACTGCG GTGCTCAAGGGTCATGTTGCACTCGGAAATGCTCGGTTTCCTAAAGGAACAAGCG GTTATACACTTGACATTCTTGCAAGAGCTCCTTTGTGGAAGTATGGTTTGGATTATCGACATGGTACTGGTCATGGAGTCGGCTCTTACCTTTTCGTTCATGAAG GACCTCACCAAGTTAGTTTCAGACTTCATGCTATGAATGTTCCTCTTCAAGCTTCCATGACTGTAACTGATG AACCTGGTTATTATGAAGATGGGAACTTTGGTATTAGGTTAGAGAATGTTCTTGTTGTCAATGATGCTGAAACTGAATTTAACTTTGGCGACAAGGGCTACTTGCAATTCGAGCATATCACTTGGGTACTACTTATTTGCTCACT GCACCCTATCAAGTGA
- the LOC108842855 gene encoding UDP-glycosyltransferase 72C1 yields the protein MEFHGALVASPGMGHAVPILELGKRLLSHHGFDRVTVFLVTDDVSRSKSLIGKTLMKEEDPKFVIRFIQLDVSGQDLTGSLLTKLAEMMRRAIPHIRSAVIELEPKPSVFVVDLLGTEALAVAKELEITKKHVLVTTSAWFLALTVYMASLDKETLYKHLSSNGVLLIPGCSPVKFDRVQDPSNYVRELAESQRIGLEVLTADGVFVNTCHSLEPVTISSFLDPENLGRVMRGVPVHPVGPLVRSAEPDLKHEVLDWLDLQPKQSVVYVSFGSGGALTAEQTMELAYGLEMTGFRFVWVVRPPAEDDPSASMFDKTTNQTEPLDYLPYGFLDRTKDIGLVVRTWAPQEEILAHESTGGFVSHCGWNSVLESIVNGVPMIAWPLYSEQKMNAWLVSEELKIAARVDAGNGVVKKEEIVEVVKRVMDEEEGKKMRKNVKELKMKTAEEAVKQISTPQADYFTQY from the coding sequence ATGGAGTTTCATGGAGCTCTAGTAGCTAGTCCGGGCATGGGCCATGCAGTACCCATCTTAGAACTTGGCAAACGTCTCTTGAGCCACCACGGTTTCGACCGTGTTACTGTGTTCCTAGTCACAGATGATGTCTCACGCTCAAAATCCTTAATTGGTAAAACGCTTATGAAAGAAGAAGATCCAAAGTTTGTGATCAGGTTTATTCAGCTCGATGTTTCGGGCCAAGATCTTACGGGTTCGCTTTTAACTAAACTAGCTGAGATGATGAGGAGGGCAATACCACATATCAGGTCTGCGGTCATTGAGTTGGAACCGAAACCTAGTGTCTTCGTAGTTGACTTGTTGGGCACGGAAGCTTTAGCGGTGGCTAAGGAGCTTGAGATCACGAAGAAACATGTTTTGGTAACTACAAGTGCTTGGTTTCTAGCTCTAACGGTTTACATGGCGAGTCTTGACAAGGAGACTTTGTATAAGCATCTGAGTAGCAACGGAGTGTTGCTTATACCGGGATGCAGCCCGGTTAAGTTCGACAGGGTTCAAGACCCGAGTAACTATGTCCGGGAACTCGCGGAGTCACAGAGAATCGGGCTTGAGGTATTAACCGCAGATGGGGTGTTTGTGAACACGTGTCATAGTTTGGAGCCAGTGACGATCAGTTCCTTCTTGGATCCAGAGAATCTCGGTCGGGTTATGAGAGGAGTGCCGGTTCACCCTGTTGGACCGCTGGTTAGATCAGCAGAACCGGATTTGAAGCATGAGGTGCTGGACTGGCTTGACTTGCAACCCAAGCAGTCTGTTGTTTATGTCTCTTTCGGAAGTGGTGGTGCACTGACAGCCGAGCAGACAATGGAGCTGGCGTACGGTTTGGAGATGACCGGGTTTAGGTTTGTTTGGGTGGTCAGACCACCCGCTGAAGACGACCCGTCTGCTTCAATGTTTGACAAAACAACGAATCAGACAGAACCACTTGACTACTTACCTTACGGGTTTTTAGACAGGACCAAAGACATAGGTTTGGTGGTCAGGACATGGGCCCCGCAAGAGGAGATCCTGGCACATGAATCAACGGGAGGGTTTGTGAGTCACTGCGGATGGAACTCTGTTTTGGAGAGTATAGTGAACGGTGTGCCGATGATAGCTTGGCCTCTGTACTCAGAGCAGAAGATGAACGCGTGGTTGGTTTCAGAGGAGCTGAAGATCGCCGCTAGGGTTGATGCTGGCAATGGAGTTGTGAAGAAAGAAGAGATAGTTGAAGTGGTGAAGAGAGtgatggatgaagaagaaggcaaaaagatgagaaagaatGTTAAGGAACTGAAGATGAAGACAGCAGAGGAAGCTGTCAAGCAGATCTCAACGCCTCAGGCTGATTACTTCACTCAATACTAa
- the LOC108842109 gene encoding BES1/BZR1 homolog protein 2, producing MAAGAGGGSSSAGRTPTWKERENNKKRERRRRAITAKIYSGLRAQGNYKLPKHCDNNEVLKALCLEAGWIVEDDGTTYRKGFKPLASELSGTPTNFSTNSSIQPSPQSSAFPSPAPSYHGSPVSSSFPSPSRYDGNNSSSYLLLPFLHNIASSIPANLTPLRISNSAPVTPPLSSPTSRGSKRRLITEQLPNGGSLLRHPLFAISAPSSPTRRGGHQTPPTIPECDESEEDSIEDSGRWISFQSTAPPSPTFNLVQQTSMDIDMKRPEWGMSGRGSEFEFENGTVKPWEGEMIHEVGVEDLELTLGGAKTRC from the exons ATGGCGGCAGGAGCAGGAGGAGGATCATCGTCTGCGGGACGGACTCCGACGTGGAAGGAAAGGGAGAACAATAAGAAGAgggagaggagaagaagagccaTCACGGCCAAGATTTACTCTGGCCTCAGAGCTCAAGGTAACTACAAGCTCCCTAAGCACTGCGACAACAACGAAGTCCTTAAAGCTCTCTGTCTCGAAGCTGGTTGGATCGTTGAAGACGACGGCACCACTTATCGCAAG GGTTTTAAGCCACTAGCGTCGGAACTATCAGGAACTCCGACAAACTTCAGCACGAACTCATCGATCCAACCAAGTCCACAGTCCTCTGCTTTCCCAAGCCCTGCACCTTCTTACCACGGAAGTCCTGTCTCATCTTCCTTCCCAAGCCCATCTCGTTACGACGGGAATAACTCTTCCTCGTACCTCCTCCTCCCTTTCCTCCACAACATCGCTTCTTCCATCCCAGCAAACCTTACTCCTCTCAGAATCTCCAACAGCGCTCCCGTAACGCCTCCCTTATCCTCTCCCACCTCTCGCGGTTCGAAGCGGAGACTCATCACTGAACAGTTACCAAACGGCGGGTCTTTGCTAAGACATCCGCTTTTCGCTATCTCTGCTCCGTCTAGTCCTACACGACGCGGTGGTCATCAAACACCGCCTACGATACCTGAATGCGACGAGTCAGAGGAGGATTCGATAGAGGATTCAGGAAGGTGGATCAGTTTTCAGTCCACGGCTCCTCCTTCGCCGACGTTTAACCTTGTTCAGCAGACGTCTATGGACATTGACATGAAAAGACCAGAGTGGGGGATGTCTGGGAGGGGTTCAGAGTTTGAGTTCGAGAACGGTACTGTTAAGCCATGGGAAGGCGAAATGATTCATGAAGTTGGCGTAGAAGATCTTGAGCTCACTCTCGGTGGCGCTAAGACAAGATGCTAA
- the LOC130508261 gene encoding uncharacterized protein LOC130508261, with translation MGRARTRSGYVPTVLGFIRSLFSRNLRTNNMKIKTGKFLGVSISLILINLAAIMERADENLLPSVYKEVSEAFNAGPSDLGYLTFVRNFVQGLASPLAGVLVITYDRPIVLAIGTLCWALSTAAVGASNYFIQVALWRAVNGFGLAIVIPALQSFIADSYKDGTRGAGFGLLNLIGTIGGIGGGVVATVMAGSEFWGVPGWRCAFIMMATLSAVIGLLVFLFVVDPRKHIEREELMVHKISVWNDSWAATKSVVKVRTFQIIVLQGIVGSLPWTAMVFFTMWFELIGFDHNQTAALLGVFATGCAIGTLMGGIIADKMSRIYPNSGRVMCAQFSAFMGIPFSIILLKAIPQSRDSYLIFSVTLFLMGLTISWCGSAVNAPMFAEVVPPKHRTMIYAFDRAFEGSFSSFAAPLVGILSEKMFGYDSKGIDPLKGSSVREAEALSKGLLSMMAVPFGLCCLSYTPLHFVFKKDRENAKTASYKDIEMI, from the exons atggGTCGTGCTCGAACTCGCTCCGGTTACGTCCCCACAGTTCTCGGATTCATCCGGTCTCTGTTTTCTCGCAATCTCCGTACTAACAACATGAAGATAAA aaCAGGAAAGTTTTTAGGAGTTTCGATATCACTGATTCTCATAAACTTAGCTGCGATCATGGAGCGAGCAGACGAGAATCTACTGCCTTCGGTTTACAAAGAAGTGAGTGAAGCATTTAACGCAGGACCATCAGATTTAGGCTACTTAACATTCGTTAGAAACTTTGTTCAAGGACTCGCTTCCCCGTTAGCAGGAGTTCTCGTCATTACCTACGATCGTCCCATTGTTCTTGCCATAGGCACTCTCTGTTGGGCTCTCTCAACTGCTGCTGTTGGAGCTAGCAACTACTTCATTCAG GTTGCTTTGTGGAGAGCAGTGAATGGGTTTGGATTAGCTATTGTTATACCGGCGCTTCAGTCGTTTATTGCAGATAGCTATAAGGATGGTACCAGAGGAGCTGGTTTCGGTTTGTTGAATCTCATTGGTACTATTGGTGGTATCGGAGGAGGTGTTGTAGCAACGGTTATGGCCGGTTCTGAGTTTTGGGGGGTACCTGGATGGCGTTGTGCTTTCATCATGATGGCAACGCTTAGTGCTGTGATTGGGTTACTAGTTTTCCTCTTTGTGGTTGACCCCAGGAAGCACATTGAACG agAGGAACTAATGGTTCATAAGATATCGGTTTGGAATGATTCATGGGCAGCTACAAAGTCGGTTGTTAAAGTAAGGACGTTCCAGATCATTGTCTTGCAAGGAATCGTTGGTTCATTACCTTGGACTGCAATGGTTTTCTTCACAATGTGGTTTGAGCTTATTG ggTTTGATCATAACCAGACAGCAGCTTTGCTTGGGGTGTTTGCGACTGGATGCGCTATAGGAACCTTGATGGGAGGCATCATCGCTGATAAGATGTCACGGATTTATCCAAACTCAGGTAGAGTGATGTGTGCGCAGTTCAGTGCCTTCATGGGGATCCCATTCTCAATCATCCTTCTGAAAGCAATCCCACAGAGCAGAGATAGCTACTTGATATTCTCCGTCACTCTCTTCTTGATGGGTCTCACCATAAGCTGGTGCGGCTCAGCCGTTAACGCGCCGATGTTTGCTGAAGTCGTCCCTCCTAAGCACCGGACGATGATCTACGCGTTTGACCGGGCTTTCGAAGGATCTTTCTCCTCCTTTGCTGCGCCTTTGGTTGGGATCTTGTCTGAGAAGATGTTTGGGTATGACTCGAAAGGTATTGATCCTTTGAAAGGCTCGTCTGTGCGTGAAGCTGAGGCTCTCTCCAAGGGGCTTTTGTCCATGATGGCTGTTCCCTTTGGTCTATGTTGTCTCTCTTACACGCCTCTGCATTTCGTTTTCAAGAAAGATCGAGAGAACGCGAAGACTGCTAGTTATAAAGATATTGAAATGATCTGA